From Haloglomus litoreum, the proteins below share one genomic window:
- a CDS encoding type II/IV secretion system ATPase subunit, translated as MAIDEADGGDGEDAVEPAVDDSEASEAPRADGADVEPNEESSVVAGTYDWDAFKEEHYYDENGNPPTDSDGTRIEFDPEEYLGFDPERIEGQLALAGDIAEATADIVEDRTVTVTDELDEDEFFSEPDGSSTIVTRYDLEKAVPLSKKTHFREVDRYWVNKPYAFVIIFHSEKENEKKYYLIEPHLTPIEADLREFLSSKLKTAIKYSSDDVIVEGDDDARANVIEQETRNLLERYDLYAEGAEAAWSGGDAGDGDAGGGDMMAKVKGALGMGGSDEGEEGALVPAREVTVRPEHAVIEEDSETLTAYQIEKILYLLKRDFIGFERIDGIKHDINVEDISVDGYNSPVFVYHSDYEQLISNVYHGEEELDDFVVKLAQRSGKGISKRSPQVDATLPDGSRAQLTLGKEVSDHGTNYTIRQFKDVPFTPVDLINWNTFSLDEMAFLWLCIENHKSLIFAGGTASGKTTSLNAVSLFIPSKAKIVSIEDTREVELPQRNWIASVTRPSFSEGDKGDVDEFDLLEAALRQRPEYIVMGEIRGEEGRTLFQVMSTGHTTLTTFHADSVGEVIKRFTTEPINVSKTMFTALDLVSIQTQTRVRGHKVRRNKSLTEINHYDPENDEINVQDVYQWQAETDTYLQMGESNTLETIMFDRGWSQDRLNEEIFKRKVVLAYLIENGLNTYTQVAASLQAFMNDPDTIMGLLAGDRLERSLEDLREMESVEIDIDPEKEEMVPRPDAGEEMLEETAEVLESAEEMLEEYRGRGSGDLASALDVSADTGEPAAADGGATDDVDFGGFAFDDDEGGSE; from the coding sequence ATGGCTATCGACGAGGCAGACGGCGGCGACGGGGAGGATGCGGTCGAGCCCGCCGTCGATGACAGCGAGGCGTCGGAGGCGCCTCGTGCAGACGGGGCCGACGTCGAACCGAACGAGGAGTCGTCCGTGGTCGCCGGCACGTACGACTGGGACGCGTTCAAGGAGGAGCACTACTACGACGAGAACGGGAACCCGCCGACCGACAGCGACGGGACCCGGATCGAGTTCGACCCCGAGGAGTACCTGGGGTTCGACCCGGAGCGGATCGAGGGACAGCTGGCCCTCGCCGGGGACATCGCCGAGGCGACCGCCGATATCGTCGAGGACCGGACCGTCACCGTCACGGATGAGCTCGACGAGGACGAGTTCTTCAGCGAACCGGACGGCTCCTCGACGATCGTCACACGCTACGACCTCGAGAAGGCGGTCCCGCTCTCGAAGAAGACCCACTTCCGCGAGGTCGACCGCTACTGGGTCAACAAGCCGTACGCGTTCGTCATCATCTTCCACTCCGAGAAGGAGAACGAGAAGAAGTACTACCTCATCGAGCCCCATCTCACGCCCATCGAGGCGGACCTCCGGGAGTTCCTCTCCTCGAAGCTGAAGACCGCCATCAAGTACTCCAGCGACGATGTCATCGTCGAGGGCGACGACGACGCTCGCGCCAACGTCATCGAGCAGGAGACCCGGAACCTGCTGGAGCGCTACGACCTCTACGCCGAGGGCGCCGAGGCCGCCTGGAGCGGCGGCGACGCCGGTGACGGCGACGCCGGTGGCGGTGACATGATGGCCAAGGTCAAGGGCGCACTCGGGATGGGCGGCAGCGACGAGGGGGAGGAAGGTGCGCTCGTCCCGGCCCGCGAGGTCACGGTCCGGCCGGAACACGCGGTCATCGAGGAGGATTCCGAGACGCTCACCGCCTACCAGATCGAGAAGATCCTCTACCTGCTGAAGCGTGACTTCATCGGGTTCGAGCGCATCGACGGCATCAAGCACGACATCAACGTCGAGGACATCTCCGTCGACGGCTACAACTCGCCGGTGTTCGTCTACCACTCGGACTACGAGCAGCTCATCTCCAACGTCTACCACGGGGAGGAGGAGCTGGACGACTTCGTCGTCAAACTGGCCCAGCGGTCCGGGAAGGGTATCTCGAAGCGCTCGCCGCAGGTGGACGCGACGCTGCCGGACGGCTCGCGTGCCCAGCTCACGCTCGGCAAGGAGGTCTCCGACCACGGGACCAACTACACCATCCGCCAGTTCAAGGACGTCCCGTTCACGCCGGTCGACCTCATCAACTGGAACACCTTCTCGCTGGACGAGATGGCGTTCCTCTGGCTCTGTATCGAGAACCACAAGTCGCTCATCTTCGCCGGCGGCACGGCGTCGGGGAAGACCACCTCGCTGAACGCCGTCTCGCTGTTCATCCCGTCGAAGGCGAAGATCGTCTCCATCGAGGACACCCGCGAGGTCGAACTGCCCCAGCGCAACTGGATCGCGTCGGTCACGCGCCCCTCCTTCTCGGAGGGCGACAAGGGTGACGTCGACGAGTTCGACCTGCTGGAGGCCGCACTCCGACAGCGACCCGAGTACATCGTCATGGGCGAGATCCGTGGCGAGGAGGGTCGCACCCTGTTCCAGGTCATGTCGACGGGACACACCACCCTGACGACCTTCCACGCCGACTCCGTCGGCGAGGTCATCAAGCGGTTCACCACCGAGCCGATCAACGTCTCGAAGACGATGTTCACGGCGCTGGACCTCGTGAGCATCCAGACCCAGACCCGCGTCCGTGGGCACAAGGTCCGCCGGAACAAGTCGCTGACCGAGATCAACCACTACGACCCGGAGAACGACGAGATCAACGTCCAGGACGTCTACCAGTGGCAGGCCGAGACGGACACCTACCTCCAGATGGGCGAGTCGAACACGCTGGAGACCATCATGTTCGACCGGGGCTGGAGCCAGGACCGGCTCAACGAGGAGATCTTCAAGCGGAAGGTCGTCCTCGCCTACCTCATCGAGAACGGCCTCAACACGTACACGCAGGTCGCGGCCAGCCTCCAGGCGTTCATGAACGACCCCGACACCATCATGGGGCTGCTGGCCGGCGACCGCCTGGAGCGGTCCCTCGAGGACCTCCGCGAGATGGAGTCCGTCGAGATCGACATCGACCCCGAGAAGGAGGAGATGGTCCCCCGCCCGGACGCCGGGGAGGAGATGCTCGAGGAGACCGCCGAGGTCCTCGAGAGCGCCGAGGAGATGCTCGAGGAGTACCGTGGCCGGGGGTCGGGCGACCTCGCCTCCGCGCTCGACGTGAGTGCGGACACCGGTGAGCCGGCCGCCGCCGACGGGGGTGCGACCGACGATGTCGACTTCGGCGGGTTCGCCTTCGACGACGACGAGGGTGGTTCGGAGTGA
- a CDS encoding lamin tail domain-containing protein gives MQRSRLVAVLLATLLLTAGCTASQPAAPPGDGGAADGQSGGASLYGAETTGSVTVTVTRVVDGDTLEVQYDNGTADTVRLLGVDTPEVHTDNSPDEFEGVPETEAGRSCLGRWGERASSYAKETLTGEEVTLYFDEKEGRRGYYGRLLSYVVHDGSNFNYGLVSGGYARVYDSQFTAREAFYDAESTAQGDGTGLWECATESPPTGTATATADGGIHADAEGNDNENLNDEYVTLENTGDTDLSLAGWTVSDEAGKTYTFGDVTLAPGERVTLHTGSGTDGDGDLYWGREGAVWNNGGDTVTVRDDSGAVVAERSY, from the coding sequence ATGCAACGGTCCCGCCTCGTGGCGGTTCTGCTCGCGACGCTCCTGCTGACCGCGGGCTGTACGGCCTCTCAGCCGGCGGCGCCGCCGGGTGACGGCGGCGCGGCCGACGGTCAGTCCGGTGGGGCGTCGCTTTACGGCGCCGAGACGACCGGCAGCGTCACCGTCACCGTCACGCGGGTCGTCGACGGCGACACGCTGGAGGTCCAGTACGACAACGGCACCGCCGACACCGTCCGCCTGCTCGGGGTCGACACGCCCGAGGTCCACACCGACAACTCGCCCGACGAGTTCGAGGGCGTCCCCGAGACCGAGGCCGGCCGCTCCTGTCTCGGGCGCTGGGGCGAGCGGGCCAGCAGCTACGCGAAGGAGACGCTGACCGGCGAGGAGGTCACACTCTACTTCGACGAGAAGGAGGGGCGACGGGGCTACTACGGCCGCCTCCTCTCGTACGTCGTCCACGACGGGTCGAACTTCAACTACGGCCTCGTCTCCGGTGGCTACGCCCGTGTGTACGACTCGCAGTTCACCGCCCGTGAGGCGTTCTACGACGCCGAATCGACCGCACAGGGCGACGGGACGGGACTCTGGGAGTGTGCCACCGAGTCGCCGCCGACCGGCACCGCGACGGCGACCGCCGACGGCGGCATCCACGCCGACGCCGAGGGCAACGACAACGAGAACCTGAACGACGAGTACGTCACCCTGGAGAACACGGGCGACACCGATCTCTCCCTGGCGGGCTGGACGGTCAGCGACGAGGCCGGGAAGACCTACACCTTCGGCGACGTGACGCTGGCGCCCGGCGAGCGGGTGACGCTCCACACCGGGAGCGGGACCGACGGCGACGGCGACCTCTACTGGGGTCGCGAGGGGGCCGTCTGGAACAACGGCGGTGACACGGTGACCGTGCGGGACGATTCCGGCGCGGTCGTCGCCGAGCGGTCGTACTGA
- a CDS encoding pyridoxal phosphate-dependent aminotransferase, with protein sequence MSLDEAETDESEGDEQPLVPSQRVQNTPPSGIRRFFELAEEMDDVISLGVGEPDFTAPWNAREAAITSLERGQTSYTANRGMRELRERIAADAERWDLSYDPDEEVIVTAGASEAIDAAFRALVDPGDTVAVAQPCYVSYEPGVRFAGGEVLPVPTRAADEFKLTPEVLDDAGAEAADLLVYCFPNNPTGATMSVEELAPVAEFCKANDIGVLSDEIYADLTYEGDHASIAALPGMRERTVVFNGFSKAYAMTGLRLGYAMGPPGAIEAINRVHQYAMLSAPTTAQYAAIEALESCADEVAEMRRQYDRRRQFVLSRFAEMGVECFEATGAFYVFPEVPDPWEDASTFAEELLEAESVAMVPGDAFGAGGDGHLRASYATGLDDLKEAMHRLERFVEGAA encoded by the coding sequence ATGAGCCTCGACGAAGCCGAGACCGACGAGAGCGAGGGCGACGAGCAACCGCTCGTCCCGTCCCAGCGGGTACAGAACACGCCACCGTCGGGCATCCGCCGGTTCTTCGAGCTCGCCGAGGAGATGGACGACGTCATCTCGCTGGGCGTGGGCGAACCCGACTTCACCGCGCCGTGGAACGCTCGGGAGGCCGCCATCACCTCGCTGGAGCGGGGCCAGACCTCCTACACCGCCAATCGCGGGATGCGCGAACTCCGCGAGCGCATCGCCGCCGACGCCGAGCGGTGGGACCTCTCGTACGATCCCGACGAGGAGGTCATCGTCACGGCGGGCGCGAGCGAGGCCATCGACGCCGCGTTCCGGGCGCTCGTCGACCCCGGCGATACGGTGGCGGTCGCCCAGCCGTGTTACGTCTCCTACGAGCCGGGCGTGCGGTTCGCGGGTGGGGAGGTGCTCCCGGTACCGACGCGCGCCGCGGACGAGTTCAAACTCACGCCCGAGGTGCTGGACGACGCGGGCGCCGAGGCGGCGGACCTGCTGGTCTACTGCTTCCCGAACAACCCGACCGGCGCGACGATGTCCGTCGAGGAACTCGCCCCCGTGGCGGAGTTCTGCAAGGCGAACGATATCGGGGTGCTCTCCGACGAGATCTACGCCGACCTCACCTACGAGGGCGACCACGCGAGCATCGCCGCGCTGCCGGGGATGCGCGAGCGGACGGTCGTGTTCAACGGCTTCTCGAAGGCGTACGCGATGACCGGGCTGCGGCTCGGGTACGCGATGGGGCCGCCGGGCGCCATCGAGGCCATCAACCGGGTCCACCAGTACGCGATGCTGTCGGCGCCGACGACGGCGCAGTACGCCGCCATCGAGGCGCTGGAGTCGTGCGCGGACGAGGTCGCCGAGATGCGCCGCCAGTACGACCGCCGCCGGCAGTTCGTCCTCTCGCGGTTCGCCGAGATGGGTGTCGAGTGTTTCGAGGCGACCGGCGCGTTCTACGTCTTTCCGGAGGTACCAGATCCGTGGGAGGACGCATCGACGTTCGCCGAGGAGCTGCTCGAGGCCGAATCCGTCGCGATGGTGCCGGGCGACGCGTTCGGGGCCGGCGGCGACGGCCACCTCCGCGCCTCGTACGCGACGGGACTGGACGACCTGAAGGAGGCGATGCACCGGCTCGAGCGGTTCGTCGAGGGGGCCGCCTGA
- a CDS encoding GTPBP1 family GTP-binding protein produces MPADRALLDRAIEHGEEEGGSVEFKERLTRAVHLSDGRLESLAAQLRHRVLSGDGEATYVVGVTDDGGIAGISPDAFSESMDVLSLLAEEAGAHIDDVQTWGVGPEGAEPGGEGERGIVGVATVREGAVLDTDDEHIVVGTAGHVDHGKSTLVGSLVTGEPDDGEGGTRSFLDVQPHEMERGLSADLSYGVYGFDDEDGPVRMDNPHRKSDRAGVVEEADRLVSFVDTVGHEPWLRTTIRGLVGQKLDYGLLVVAADDGPTKTTREHLGILLATELPTIVAITKADMVSEERLAEVEREVERLLRGADRTPLSVARHGVEAAIEEISETVVPVVTTSAVTMEGLQVLDELFHRLPKTESGTAADTFQMYVDRSYNVKGVGAVASGTIRSGTVSAGDELLLGPMQDGSFREVEVRSIEMHYHRVDEARAGRIVGIALKNVREADVERGMVLLPRDAEPEPVREFEAEVMVLNHPTRIDEGYEPVVHLETVSEAAAIFPEGGQLLPGDTGRARLRFKFRPYLIEEGQRFVFREGQSKGVGTVTDIHPDG; encoded by the coding sequence ATGCCAGCCGACCGGGCCCTCCTCGACCGTGCCATCGAGCACGGGGAGGAGGAGGGCGGCAGCGTCGAGTTCAAGGAACGGCTCACCCGGGCCGTCCACCTGTCGGACGGCCGTCTCGAATCCCTCGCGGCGCAGCTGCGCCACCGTGTCCTCTCCGGCGACGGGGAGGCCACCTACGTCGTCGGCGTCACGGACGACGGCGGCATCGCGGGCATCTCCCCCGACGCCTTCTCCGAGTCGATGGACGTCCTCTCGCTGCTGGCCGAGGAGGCCGGCGCCCACATCGACGACGTGCAGACGTGGGGTGTCGGCCCGGAGGGGGCCGAACCCGGTGGCGAGGGCGAGCGCGGCATCGTCGGCGTCGCCACGGTCCGGGAGGGTGCGGTGCTCGACACCGACGACGAGCACATCGTCGTCGGCACCGCGGGCCACGTCGACCACGGGAAGTCGACGCTGGTCGGCTCGCTGGTCACCGGCGAACCGGACGACGGCGAGGGCGGCACCCGTTCGTTCCTCGACGTCCAGCCCCACGAGATGGAGCGCGGGCTCTCCGCCGACCTGTCGTACGGCGTCTACGGCTTCGACGACGAGGACGGCCCCGTCCGGATGGACAACCCGCACCGCAAGTCCGACCGCGCCGGCGTCGTCGAGGAGGCCGACCGCCTCGTCAGCTTCGTCGACACGGTGGGCCACGAGCCGTGGCTCCGCACCACCATCCGCGGGCTGGTCGGGCAGAAACTCGACTACGGCCTGCTCGTCGTCGCGGCCGACGACGGCCCCACCAAGACCACCCGCGAACACCTCGGCATCCTGCTCGCGACCGAACTCCCGACCATCGTCGCCATCACGAAGGCCGACATGGTGAGCGAGGAGCGCCTCGCCGAGGTCGAGCGCGAGGTCGAGCGGCTCCTCCGGGGGGCCGACCGGACGCCGCTGTCGGTGGCCCGGCACGGTGTCGAGGCCGCCATCGAGGAGATCTCGGAGACGGTCGTCCCGGTCGTCACGACGAGCGCCGTGACGATGGAGGGGTTGCAGGTGCTCGACGAGCTGTTCCACCGGCTCCCGAAGACCGAGAGCGGCACGGCCGCCGACACCTTCCAGATGTACGTCGACCGGAGCTACAACGTCAAGGGCGTCGGTGCGGTCGCCTCGGGCACCATCCGCTCGGGCACGGTGTCGGCCGGCGACGAGCTCCTGCTCGGGCCGATGCAGGACGGTTCCTTCCGCGAGGTCGAGGTCCGGTCCATCGAGATGCACTACCACCGCGTCGACGAGGCGCGGGCGGGCCGCATCGTCGGTATCGCGCTCAAGAACGTCCGCGAGGCCGACGTGGAGCGCGGGATGGTGCTCCTGCCGCGTGATGCGGAGCCGGAACCGGTCCGCGAGTTCGAGGCCGAGGTGATGGTGCTGAACCACCCGACCCGCATCGATGAGGGGTACGAACCCGTCGTCCACCTGGAGACGGTGAGCGAGGCGGCCGCCATCTTCCCCGAGGGCGGCCAGCTCCTGCCGGGCGATACGGGCCGCGCACGGCTGCGGTTCAAGTTCCGTCCCTACCTCATCGAGGAGGGCCAGCGGTTCGTCTTCCGCGAGGGCCAGTCGAAGGGCGTCGGCACCGTCACCGACATCCACCCGGACGGATAG
- a CDS encoding M48 family metallopeptidase, translating to MSRRGPRQENAPAAVHSRPFDPGPGLRVLMAVVGIVVLVLYTTAAFVVYRGLLYVWAQRPDPATTVAVVLGLALALGYASYRGGLVALRRDLDLTEIPRARAPALYERVAAMADEMGLAPPTLAVGRMGAPNALALGGPRDGLVIIDPSLFRLLDGPELETILAHELAHLENRDGLVKTLGSSVVRTVTGLVTLALLPVIILAVGVARAVAYLRGDSPREITVAASRAHAYATTGAVVVLFAFTLALRAYSRRRELAADDRAVDVTGRPVALASALARIDRAARPPAGLLSELVIHGDEEGTLTRLLATHPPMADRIERLVGRSERDVAVSGEAQARGGGGVRIEVK from the coding sequence GTGTCCCGTCGCGGTCCTCGCCAGGAGAACGCCCCCGCAGCGGTCCACTCGCGCCCGTTCGACCCCGGACCGGGCCTCCGCGTCCTCATGGCCGTCGTCGGCATCGTCGTGCTCGTGCTGTACACGACGGCGGCGTTCGTCGTCTACCGCGGCCTCCTCTACGTGTGGGCCCAGCGCCCGGACCCCGCCACGACGGTCGCGGTCGTCCTCGGGCTGGCGCTGGCGCTCGGCTACGCCAGCTACCGGGGAGGACTGGTGGCACTCCGGCGCGACCTCGACCTCACCGAGATCCCGCGAGCGCGCGCTCCGGCGCTGTACGAGCGGGTCGCCGCGATGGCCGACGAGATGGGGCTCGCCCCCCCGACGCTCGCCGTCGGCCGGATGGGCGCCCCGAACGCGCTCGCACTGGGGGGGCCCCGGGACGGCCTCGTCATCATCGACCCGTCGCTGTTCCGCCTGCTCGACGGGCCGGAGCTGGAGACCATCCTCGCCCACGAACTCGCGCACCTGGAGAACCGGGACGGGCTGGTGAAGACGCTCGGCAGCAGCGTCGTCCGGACCGTCACGGGGCTCGTGACGCTGGCGCTCCTCCCGGTCATCATCCTCGCGGTCGGGGTCGCCCGCGCGGTGGCCTACCTCCGCGGGGACTCCCCCCGCGAGATCACGGTCGCGGCCTCCCGGGCGCACGCGTACGCCACGACCGGCGCCGTGGTCGTCCTGTTCGCCTTCACGCTCGCACTCCGGGCCTACTCGCGCCGGCGCGAACTCGCGGCCGACGACCGTGCCGTCGACGTGACGGGCCGCCCGGTCGCGCTCGCCAGCGCGCTCGCCCGCATCGACCGCGCCGCGCGCCCGCCGGCGGGCCTGCTCTCGGAACTGGTCATCCATGGCGACGAGGAGGGGACCCTGACGCGATTGCTGGCGACCCACCCGCCCATGGCGGACCGCATCGAGCGGCTGGTCGGCCGGAGCGAGCGCGACGTGGCCGTGTCGGGCGAGGCGCAGGCGCGTGGTGGCGGGGGGGTCCGTATCGAGGTCAAGTAG
- a CDS encoding Lrp/AsnC family transcriptional regulator, with translation MSDQSDDAAADGGQDETEARAELLDLLCENARYSTEDLARMTGLDTDAVESVIADLESAGVVQGYAAVVDWDRAEDVTDAEHVHALVELNVTLDRETGYEDIADRLAQFPEVQALRLVSGDYDFALEVEEASMSKVSRFISEKVAPVPEITQTVTHYVMDTYKEAGHRFEESGDDDRLSVTP, from the coding sequence ATGAGCGACCAGTCGGACGACGCCGCAGCCGACGGCGGCCAGGACGAGACCGAGGCCCGCGCCGAACTCCTCGACCTCCTCTGTGAGAACGCCCGCTACTCCACCGAGGACCTCGCACGGATGACGGGACTCGACACCGACGCGGTCGAGTCCGTCATCGCGGATCTCGAATCGGCGGGCGTCGTCCAGGGGTACGCCGCGGTCGTCGACTGGGACCGCGCCGAGGACGTGACCGACGCCGAGCACGTCCACGCCCTGGTCGAGCTGAACGTGACGCTGGATCGCGAGACGGGCTACGAGGACATCGCCGACCGGCTGGCGCAGTTCCCCGAGGTGCAGGCGCTCCGGCTGGTGAGCGGGGACTACGACTTCGCGCTCGAGGTCGAGGAGGCCTCGATGAGCAAGGTGTCGCGCTTCATCAGCGAGAAGGTCGCGCCCGTGCCCGAGATCACGCAGACGGTGACCCACTACGTGATGGACACGTACAAGGAGGCGGGCCATCGCTTCGAGGAGTCCGGCGACGACGACCGGCTCTCCGTGACGCCATGA